In Athalia rosae chromosome 6, iyAthRosa1.1, whole genome shotgun sequence, one DNA window encodes the following:
- the LOC105690737 gene encoding prostaglandin E synthase-like yields METESWLAYVWWSYILIVKMMIFTWYTGRLRVHRKVIHSESDRIFVAEPGVILDPTGGGHPDIDRIRSVHRSDLEIVLPFLIITLIWLETSVPPSAVKSVLRWFTFSRICHSLFYMEIIIVHQLIKIFISVLSYALVTYVAVSCILFYA; encoded by the exons ATGGAGACCGAATCGTGGTTGGCCTATGTTTGGTGGTCATATATTTTGATTgtgaaaatgatgatttttaCTTGGTACACAGGGCGACTTCGAGTACACAGAAAA GTGATTCACAGCGAATCGGATAGAATCTTCGTTGCAGAACCAGGAGTGATTTTGGATCCCACGGGGGGTGGACACCCGGACATAGATCGTATAAGATCAGTTCATCGTAGCGATTTAGAGATCGTTCTACCGTTTCTAATAATCACCTTAATTTGGCTAGAAACTTCTGTGCCACCATCAGCCGTCAAATCAGTTCTACGGTGGTTTACATTCAGTAGAATTTGTCACAGTTTATTCTACATGGAAATCATTATCGTTCACcaattgattaaaatattcatttctgtACTAAGTTACGCATTGGTCACTTACGTTGCCGTCTCCTGCATTTTATTCTACGCATGA
- the LOC105690734 gene encoding kinesin-like protein KIF20A isoform X2 produces the protein MEDTLASIRPSINQSCELEQSFVNGRDPSILAFGQFKIPAENSKRNLVSLFEDEELESSGKCSSIASLQSLPQTIKVYLRMRPFPPKMKLTEEQQRAYILLNSTTLLTKIPVIDSNASALRKPKGNETVSRKFTFTSTFGPETTQLQLFESAIKQQMVDFLSGQSGTVMSYGTTNAGKSYTLQGNTSSPGIIPRALEFVFSNLSPRSTPCYKPLYNTEVVSLNANDRAYEMELKTKLLSFGSVDKNQYIQAYRSMQQLLQDESPLRTSDTSNASYSVWVSFAEIYNESIYDLLSNDCQEKKISLKLATDRSGKAYIKGLKMVCVNSGSEAYQLLMVGQYNLKVAATALNARSSRSHCIFTIKLLKYHKENSPTNVEVSTFSFCDLAGSERLKKTLNAGDRLKEAQNINTSLLVLGRCLKSIFQGQSMNLKQGLVGPFRESKLTRLFQCALSGKEHIALIVNVNPVPNLYVETQNVLNFSAIAKHIIVEPVTRVKRKASTSRFSLMVSQSIKTVTDWDVTDLESIASQESSVDVDQAEYIYAEDYDELVRENEELKKEIVKLKSSALTSDFKIRQELSKVYTTMMNDLETNFKNRLQDVEEQQEDMLEWSVQQVENYYKEKLNNLVKKKRSCNDSDDELDSELNLEELEAENVQLVAKVESLKKSLKEVRESNEKLIIENNHNASKLSLVQKDLTNYKNLLIAAQNDIGCGEGPAQIVEELNKQLSTRDDQIKLLKKYLNEAKAEWLQATAVESKLEESLKKKDQELIEASETISDLSDQIEHTNLCLAESTKTVENLEDKLEVCAKQLAFAEEKAQTYEDKWSKAAANNLVLLNENAELKKLLDERLAAAKDVQLDVPAVESTETQNLVTVKTEILDSEHDFVLNNDKTEDDALSGTIASNEVGPSSNTNEKSDDEIVREKPTQLKTKHNDLKAQYLSETLQEKKLNEKLSDAEQRLHLLHASLEASERENIECKKSLSLVENELQSFMEKVIDATKQLEELKQANTALSEKVTLDENKIEELQNYCREKDTKDKEYSQALQERAVKINLLENELSETVKKLQNISAECSLGHKNHIKKLEQDLSIAEERYDIQVQLLEAHILRIQKLEDNLSEMEDLKKKVAALGDQLKICEAEKADLLVQLDEYGSKLMTLESELQASISREKDKENEIILLQKEMKGLIRSNSRDSEMEKELKTALRELAKTQDALAQSEVALKSLEKISKAKIERLEMQVATFEQNATYLALLQEGAESRQADNERLRVTIDEMKQKLEQQEREMEAFSKNRDETIQRYEALVKQLQEDGVRNKRELKKSDSMKENEETMPDTSDDDETEYAVRSSRRKGRNNVLTVATDNIPVIELSGSESKRVTRRTALPPPATIPSTEKRKTRKKKLFAPNEDAVVDVEPTEFQHTPKPKRSPLSTARSLRKRKK, from the exons atggaggATACCCTGGCATCGATCAGGCCATCCATCAACCAAAGTTGTGAATTGGAACAGTCGTTTGTCAATGGAAGGGACCCGAGCATCTTGGCCTTTGGGCAGTTCAAGATTCCCGCAGAGAATTCCAAGCGGAATCTTGTGTCTCTCTTTGAGGATGAAGAACTTGAATCGTCTGGGAAATGCTCATCTATAGCTTCGCTCCAAAGTTTGCCTCAAACAATTAAAGTATATTTAAGGATGCGGCCATTCCCCCCAAAGATGAAACTTACCGAGGAGCAACAACGAGCCTATATACTTTTGAATTCGACTACCTTGCTGACTAAAATTCCTGTCATAGACTCCAATGCTAGTGCACTTAGAAAACCTAAAGGCAACGAAACTGTGTCAAGAAAGTTTACCTTTACTTCTACATTTGGTCCAGAAACAACACAGCTGCAGCTTTTTGAATCAGCAATAAAACAGCAGATGGTAGATTTTCTCAGTGGGCAAAGTGGAACTGTGATGAGCTATG gTACAACCAATGCAGGTAAATCTTACACTCTACAAGGAAATACTTCTTCCCCAGGAATAATTCCTCGAGCCTTGGAATTTGTCTTCAGTAATTTAAGTCCAAGATCAACGCCTTGCTACAAACCACTATATAATACAGAAGTTGTCAGTCTAAACGCAAACGACCGAGCATATGAAATGGAGTTGAAAACGAAACTCCTGTCCTTTGGCTCAGTGGATAAGAACCAATACATTCAAGCTTACAGAAGTATGCAGCAACTTCTACAGGATGAGTCGCCATTGCGCACCAGCGATACCAGCAATGCCAGTTATTCAGTTTGGGTCTCATTTGCTGAGATATATAACGAAAGTATTTATGATCTACTGTCAAATGActgccaagaaaaaaaaatatctctaaAACTGGCAACAGATAGAAGCGGCAAAGCCTACATTAAAGGCCTAAAAATGGTCTGTGTTAATTCAGGCTCAGAAGCTTACCAGCTGCTGATGGTTGGACAGTACAATTTGAAAGTGGCTGCCACTGCTTTGAATGCACGAAGCTCTCGGTCTCATTGCATTTTCACTATTAAATTGCTTAAATATCATAAAGAAAATTCACCCACCAATGTAGAAGTCAGCAC GTTCTCATTCTGCGATCTGGCAGGTTCAGAGCGACTAAAAAAGACATTAAATGCAGGGGATCGTTTGAAAGAGGCTCAAAATATAAACACTAGTCTTTTAGTCCTAGGGAGGTGTTTGAAATCTATTTTTCAAGGACAGTCGATGAATCTGAAACAAGGGCTAGTAGGTCCATTCAGAGAGTCAAAACTCACAAGACTATTTCAATGCGCTTTGTCAGGAAAAGAGCATATCGCCTTAATCGTGAATGTTAATCCCGTTCCTAATTTGTACGTCGAAACTCAGAACGTTCTAAACTTTTCTGCAATCGCCAAACACATAATTGTAGAACCAGTAACCCGTGTTAAAAGGAAAGCTTCGACATCTCGATTCTCCCTGATGGTATCGCAAAGTATAAAGACTGTTACTGACTGGGATGTCACGGATTTAGAAAGTATAG CCTCGCAAGAGAGTTCTGTCGACGTAGATCAGGCTGAATATATCTATGCCGAAGACTATGATGAACTCGTGAGAGAGAATGAGGagttgaagaaagaaatagtAAAGCTGAAAAGTTCGGCTCTAACATCAGACTTCAAGATCCGGCAAGAACTCTCAAAAGTCTATACCACAATGATGAACGACCTTGAGACCAACTTCAA GAACCGATTACAAGATGTAGAAGAACAGCAAGAAGACATGCTCGAATGGTCGGTCCAGCAAGTGGAGAATtattataaagaaaaattgaacaatttggttaaaaaaaaacgaagctgCAATGATTCCGATGATGAACTAGATTCCGAATTGAATTTAGAAGAACTTGAAGCCGAGAATGTTCAACTCGTAGCCAAAGTtgaatctttgaaaaagtcCTTGAAGGAAGTTCGTGAATCCAATGAAAAACTTATCATTGAAAATAACCATAATGCCTCAAAACTTTCTCTGGTACAAAAAGATTTAACAAATTACAAAAACCTTCTAATCGCTGCTCAGAACGATATCGGTTGTGGAGAGGGACCAGCGCAGATCGTTGAAGAGCTCAATAAACAGTTATCAACTCGGGATGATCAGATCAAG ttgttgaaaaaatatttgaacgaaGCAAAAGCCGAGTGGCTGCAAGCAACTGCAGTTGAATCAAAACTAGAGGAATCTTTGAAGAAGAAAGATCAAGAACTGATTGAGGCATCGGAAACGATATCTGACCTTTCCGATCAAATAGAGCATACTAATTTATGTTTGGCCGAAAGCACAAAGACTGTCGAAAACCTCGAGGACAAGCTCGAAGTTTGTGCCAAGCAGTTGGCCTTTGCCGAAGAAAAGGCACAAACCTACGAAGACAAGTGGAGCAAGGCAGCTGCTAATAATTTGGTGCTGCTCAACGAGAATGCAGAACTGAAAAAACTGTTGGATGAAAGATTGGCTGCAGCCAAAGATGTTCAGTTGGATGTTCCTGCTGTTGAATCGACTGAAACGCAAAACTTAGTCACCGTCAAAACAGAAATTCTTGACAGCGAACACGATTTTGTGCTGAATAATGATAAGACAGAAGACGACGCACTCTCAGGTACGATTGCAAGCAACGAAGTGGGACCTAGCAGCAATACTAATGAAAAGTCTGATGACGAAATAGTCAGGGAAAAACCAACACAACTAAAAACAAAACACAATGATCTCAAAGCGCAGTATTTATCGGAAACCTTG caagaaaagaaactaaatgaaaaattaagcgATGCAGAGCAGCGATTGCATTTGTTACACGCTTCTCTAGAAGCCAGCGAACGGGAGAATATCGAGTGTAAAAAATCTTTAAGTCTGGTTGAAAACGAGCTGCAAAGCTTCATGGAAAAAGTTATAGATGCTACGAAGCAGTTGGAAGAATTGAAACAGGCAAATACTGCTTTGTCAGAAAAAGTAACACtagatgaaaataagattgaagAACTACAAAACTATTGCCGAGAAAAAGATACCAAGGATAAAGAATACTCGCAG GCATTGCAAGAAAGAGCAgttaaaattaatttgttAGAAAATGAGTTATCTGAGACAGTCAAGAAGTTACAGAATATATCGGCAGAG tGCTCCCTGGGACACAAAAATCacataaaaaaattggaacaagATCTTTCCATTGCCGAAGAAAGATACGACATTCAGGTCCAG CTTTTGGAAGCGCATATTCTGAGGATTCAAAAACTCGAGGACAACCTTTCGGAAATGGaagatttaaagaaaaaagtcgctGCACTTGgcgatcaattaaaaatatgtGAAGCGGAGAAAGCGGATTTATTAGTACAACTAGATGAATACGGCTCGAAATTAATGACTTTGGAGAGTGAATTACAAGCATCGATTAGCCgcgaaaaagataaagaaaatgaaataatattgcTGCAAAAag AAATGAAAGGCTTGATCCGATCGAACTCACGTGATTCAGAAATGGAAAAGGAGTTGAAAACTGCATTGCGAGAATTAGCCAAGACTCAAGATGCTCTTGCCCAGTCCGAAGTGGCTCtaaaaagtttggaaaaaatatccaaagcAAAGATAGAAAGATTGGAGATGCAGGTGGCGACTTTTGAACAAAACGCAACTTATCTAGCTCTGCTACAGGAGGGTGCGGAGAGTAGGCAAGCTGATAACGAACGGCTAAGAGTGACTATTGACGAAATGAAGCAAAAGCTTGAACAACAAGAGCGGGAGATGGAAGCTTTCAGTAAAAACAGAGACGAAACTATTCAGCGATATGAGGCATTGGTAAAACAACTTCAAGAAGATGGGgtcagaaataaaagagag TTGAAGAAGTCCGATTCGAtgaaggaaaatgaagaaaccaTGCCCGATACATCGGATGATGATGAAACAGAGTATGCTGTGCGCTCGTCAcgaagaaaagggagaaacaATGTGCTCACTGTCGCTACTGATAATATACCGGTTATTGAATTGTCTGGCTCAGAGTCTAA gaGAGTAACCAGACGCACGGCTCTACCACCACCAGCGACAATCCCTTCGACGGAAAAGcgaaagacaagaaaaaagaagctctTCGCACCAAATGAGGATGCCGTTGTAGATGTTGAACCGACTGAG ttcCAGCATACACCTAAACCCAAGAGATCTCCGTTATCGACAGCAAGAAGCttgaggaaacgaaaaaaataa
- the LOC105690734 gene encoding kinesin-like protein KIF20A isoform X1 — MEDTLASIRPSINQSCELEQSFVNGRDPSILAFGQFKIPAENSKRNLVSLFEDEELESSGKCSSIASLQSLPQTIKVYLRMRPFPPKMKLTEEQQRAYILLNSTTLLTKIPVIDSNASALRKPKGNETVSRKFTFTSTFGPETTQLQLFESAIKQQMVDFLSGQSGTVMSYGTTNAGKSYTLQGNTSSPGIIPRALEFVFSNLSPRSTPCYKPLYNTEVVSLNANDRAYEMELKTKLLSFGSVDKNQYIQAYRSMQQLLQDESPLRTSDTSNASYSVWVSFAEIYNESIYDLLSNDCQEKKISLKLATDRSGKAYIKGLKMVCVNSGSEAYQLLMVGQYNLKVAATALNARSSRSHCIFTIKLLKYHKENSPTNVEVSTFSFCDLAGSERLKKTLNAGDRLKEAQNINTSLLVLGRCLKSIFQGQSMNLKQGLVGPFRESKLTRLFQCALSGKEHIALIVNVNPVPNLYVETQNVLNFSAIAKHIIVEPVTRVKRKASTSRFSLMVSQSIKTVTDWDVTDLESIASQESSVDVDQAEYIYAEDYDELVRENEELKKEIVKLKSSALTSDFKIRQELSKVYTTMMNDLETNFKNRLQDVEEQQEDMLEWSVQQVENYYKEKLNNLVKKKRSCNDSDDELDSELNLEELEAENVQLVAKVESLKKSLKEVRESNEKLIIENNHNASKLSLVQKDLTNYKNLLIAAQNDIGCGEGPAQIVEELNKQLSTRDDQIKLLKKYLNEAKAEWLQATAVESKLEESLKKKDQELIEASETISDLSDQIEHTNLCLAESTKTVENLEDKLEVCAKQLAFAEEKAQTYEDKWSKAAANNLVLLNENAELKKLLDERLAAAKDVQLDVPAVESTETQNLVTVKTEILDSEHDFVLNNDKTEDDALSGTIASNEVGPSSNTNEKSDDEIVREKPTQLKTKHNDLKAQYLSETLQEKKLNEKLSDAEQRLHLLHASLEASERENIECKKSLSLVENELQSFMEKVIDATKQLEELKQANTALSEKVTLDENKIEELQNYCREKDTKDKEYSQALQERAVKINLLENELSETVKKLQNISAECSLGHKNHIKKLEQDLSIAEERYDIQVQLLEAHILRIQKLEDNLSEMEDLKKKVAALGDQLKICEAEKADLLVQLDEYGSKLMTLESELQASISREKDKENEIILLQKEMKGLIRSNSRDSEMEKELKTALRELAKTQDALAQSEVALKSLEKISKAKIERLEMQVATFEQNATYLALLQEGAESRQADNERLRVTIDEMKQKLEQQEREMEAFSKNRDETIQRYEALVKQLQEDGVRNKREVARFQELFLRQSTPTPHKEEIRKLKEDLRAKTSLLEQMQDKLKKSDSMKENEETMPDTSDDDETEYAVRSSRRKGRNNVLTVATDNIPVIELSGSESKRVTRRTALPPPATIPSTEKRKTRKKKLFAPNEDAVVDVEPTEFQHTPKPKRSPLSTARSLRKRKK, encoded by the exons atggaggATACCCTGGCATCGATCAGGCCATCCATCAACCAAAGTTGTGAATTGGAACAGTCGTTTGTCAATGGAAGGGACCCGAGCATCTTGGCCTTTGGGCAGTTCAAGATTCCCGCAGAGAATTCCAAGCGGAATCTTGTGTCTCTCTTTGAGGATGAAGAACTTGAATCGTCTGGGAAATGCTCATCTATAGCTTCGCTCCAAAGTTTGCCTCAAACAATTAAAGTATATTTAAGGATGCGGCCATTCCCCCCAAAGATGAAACTTACCGAGGAGCAACAACGAGCCTATATACTTTTGAATTCGACTACCTTGCTGACTAAAATTCCTGTCATAGACTCCAATGCTAGTGCACTTAGAAAACCTAAAGGCAACGAAACTGTGTCAAGAAAGTTTACCTTTACTTCTACATTTGGTCCAGAAACAACACAGCTGCAGCTTTTTGAATCAGCAATAAAACAGCAGATGGTAGATTTTCTCAGTGGGCAAAGTGGAACTGTGATGAGCTATG gTACAACCAATGCAGGTAAATCTTACACTCTACAAGGAAATACTTCTTCCCCAGGAATAATTCCTCGAGCCTTGGAATTTGTCTTCAGTAATTTAAGTCCAAGATCAACGCCTTGCTACAAACCACTATATAATACAGAAGTTGTCAGTCTAAACGCAAACGACCGAGCATATGAAATGGAGTTGAAAACGAAACTCCTGTCCTTTGGCTCAGTGGATAAGAACCAATACATTCAAGCTTACAGAAGTATGCAGCAACTTCTACAGGATGAGTCGCCATTGCGCACCAGCGATACCAGCAATGCCAGTTATTCAGTTTGGGTCTCATTTGCTGAGATATATAACGAAAGTATTTATGATCTACTGTCAAATGActgccaagaaaaaaaaatatctctaaAACTGGCAACAGATAGAAGCGGCAAAGCCTACATTAAAGGCCTAAAAATGGTCTGTGTTAATTCAGGCTCAGAAGCTTACCAGCTGCTGATGGTTGGACAGTACAATTTGAAAGTGGCTGCCACTGCTTTGAATGCACGAAGCTCTCGGTCTCATTGCATTTTCACTATTAAATTGCTTAAATATCATAAAGAAAATTCACCCACCAATGTAGAAGTCAGCAC GTTCTCATTCTGCGATCTGGCAGGTTCAGAGCGACTAAAAAAGACATTAAATGCAGGGGATCGTTTGAAAGAGGCTCAAAATATAAACACTAGTCTTTTAGTCCTAGGGAGGTGTTTGAAATCTATTTTTCAAGGACAGTCGATGAATCTGAAACAAGGGCTAGTAGGTCCATTCAGAGAGTCAAAACTCACAAGACTATTTCAATGCGCTTTGTCAGGAAAAGAGCATATCGCCTTAATCGTGAATGTTAATCCCGTTCCTAATTTGTACGTCGAAACTCAGAACGTTCTAAACTTTTCTGCAATCGCCAAACACATAATTGTAGAACCAGTAACCCGTGTTAAAAGGAAAGCTTCGACATCTCGATTCTCCCTGATGGTATCGCAAAGTATAAAGACTGTTACTGACTGGGATGTCACGGATTTAGAAAGTATAG CCTCGCAAGAGAGTTCTGTCGACGTAGATCAGGCTGAATATATCTATGCCGAAGACTATGATGAACTCGTGAGAGAGAATGAGGagttgaagaaagaaatagtAAAGCTGAAAAGTTCGGCTCTAACATCAGACTTCAAGATCCGGCAAGAACTCTCAAAAGTCTATACCACAATGATGAACGACCTTGAGACCAACTTCAA GAACCGATTACAAGATGTAGAAGAACAGCAAGAAGACATGCTCGAATGGTCGGTCCAGCAAGTGGAGAATtattataaagaaaaattgaacaatttggttaaaaaaaaacgaagctgCAATGATTCCGATGATGAACTAGATTCCGAATTGAATTTAGAAGAACTTGAAGCCGAGAATGTTCAACTCGTAGCCAAAGTtgaatctttgaaaaagtcCTTGAAGGAAGTTCGTGAATCCAATGAAAAACTTATCATTGAAAATAACCATAATGCCTCAAAACTTTCTCTGGTACAAAAAGATTTAACAAATTACAAAAACCTTCTAATCGCTGCTCAGAACGATATCGGTTGTGGAGAGGGACCAGCGCAGATCGTTGAAGAGCTCAATAAACAGTTATCAACTCGGGATGATCAGATCAAG ttgttgaaaaaatatttgaacgaaGCAAAAGCCGAGTGGCTGCAAGCAACTGCAGTTGAATCAAAACTAGAGGAATCTTTGAAGAAGAAAGATCAAGAACTGATTGAGGCATCGGAAACGATATCTGACCTTTCCGATCAAATAGAGCATACTAATTTATGTTTGGCCGAAAGCACAAAGACTGTCGAAAACCTCGAGGACAAGCTCGAAGTTTGTGCCAAGCAGTTGGCCTTTGCCGAAGAAAAGGCACAAACCTACGAAGACAAGTGGAGCAAGGCAGCTGCTAATAATTTGGTGCTGCTCAACGAGAATGCAGAACTGAAAAAACTGTTGGATGAAAGATTGGCTGCAGCCAAAGATGTTCAGTTGGATGTTCCTGCTGTTGAATCGACTGAAACGCAAAACTTAGTCACCGTCAAAACAGAAATTCTTGACAGCGAACACGATTTTGTGCTGAATAATGATAAGACAGAAGACGACGCACTCTCAGGTACGATTGCAAGCAACGAAGTGGGACCTAGCAGCAATACTAATGAAAAGTCTGATGACGAAATAGTCAGGGAAAAACCAACACAACTAAAAACAAAACACAATGATCTCAAAGCGCAGTATTTATCGGAAACCTTG caagaaaagaaactaaatgaaaaattaagcgATGCAGAGCAGCGATTGCATTTGTTACACGCTTCTCTAGAAGCCAGCGAACGGGAGAATATCGAGTGTAAAAAATCTTTAAGTCTGGTTGAAAACGAGCTGCAAAGCTTCATGGAAAAAGTTATAGATGCTACGAAGCAGTTGGAAGAATTGAAACAGGCAAATACTGCTTTGTCAGAAAAAGTAACACtagatgaaaataagattgaagAACTACAAAACTATTGCCGAGAAAAAGATACCAAGGATAAAGAATACTCGCAG GCATTGCAAGAAAGAGCAgttaaaattaatttgttAGAAAATGAGTTATCTGAGACAGTCAAGAAGTTACAGAATATATCGGCAGAG tGCTCCCTGGGACACAAAAATCacataaaaaaattggaacaagATCTTTCCATTGCCGAAGAAAGATACGACATTCAGGTCCAG CTTTTGGAAGCGCATATTCTGAGGATTCAAAAACTCGAGGACAACCTTTCGGAAATGGaagatttaaagaaaaaagtcgctGCACTTGgcgatcaattaaaaatatgtGAAGCGGAGAAAGCGGATTTATTAGTACAACTAGATGAATACGGCTCGAAATTAATGACTTTGGAGAGTGAATTACAAGCATCGATTAGCCgcgaaaaagataaagaaaatgaaataatattgcTGCAAAAag AAATGAAAGGCTTGATCCGATCGAACTCACGTGATTCAGAAATGGAAAAGGAGTTGAAAACTGCATTGCGAGAATTAGCCAAGACTCAAGATGCTCTTGCCCAGTCCGAAGTGGCTCtaaaaagtttggaaaaaatatccaaagcAAAGATAGAAAGATTGGAGATGCAGGTGGCGACTTTTGAACAAAACGCAACTTATCTAGCTCTGCTACAGGAGGGTGCGGAGAGTAGGCAAGCTGATAACGAACGGCTAAGAGTGACTATTGACGAAATGAAGCAAAAGCTTGAACAACAAGAGCGGGAGATGGAAGCTTTCAGTAAAAACAGAGACGAAACTATTCAGCGATATGAGGCATTGGTAAAACAACTTCAAGAAGATGGGgtcagaaataaaagagag GTGGCGAGGTTCCAGGAACTGTTTTTAAGACAATCAACACCGACTCCGCATAAAGAGGAgattagaaaattaaaagaagacCTTAGGGCTAAGACCAGTCTCCTCGAGCAAATGCAGGACAAA TTGAAGAAGTCCGATTCGAtgaaggaaaatgaagaaaccaTGCCCGATACATCGGATGATGATGAAACAGAGTATGCTGTGCGCTCGTCAcgaagaaaagggagaaacaATGTGCTCACTGTCGCTACTGATAATATACCGGTTATTGAATTGTCTGGCTCAGAGTCTAA gaGAGTAACCAGACGCACGGCTCTACCACCACCAGCGACAATCCCTTCGACGGAAAAGcgaaagacaagaaaaaagaagctctTCGCACCAAATGAGGATGCCGTTGTAGATGTTGAACCGACTGAG ttcCAGCATACACCTAAACCCAAGAGATCTCCGTTATCGACAGCAAGAAGCttgaggaaacgaaaaaaataa